A genomic window from Sorex araneus isolate mSorAra2 chromosome 2, mSorAra2.pri, whole genome shotgun sequence includes:
- the LOC101555618 gene encoding arylacetamide deacetylase, translated as MGKRTFLLLILGVMGAWYVYMPLPDYIEEPWAVVSMQTCLKTLSNLMLLAELLGISHYMTSAMFVMSFLETPPISDENVTVVDTTFHNVPVRVYVPKRKTETPRRGLFYIHGGGWCLGSAELSSYDLLSRRTAHRLNAVIISTNYRLAPKYHFPAQFEDVYNSLKWFLRQDVLQKYGVDPTRVGISGDSAGGNLAAAVSQQLLRDQDVKVKVKVQALIYPALQALDFDLPSYRENAHSPFLPRSFMVRFWSEYFTTDRSLERAMSSNQHVPPQSGHLLRFANWSALLPERFLQGHVYEDRALSSSKLANKYPGFLDVRAAPLLAEDTQLHGLPRTYVLTCQYDVLRDDGVMYVTRLRDAGVQVTHDHIENGFHGVLTSGLKLGYRLEDQYINWLRENL; from the exons ATGGGCAAAAGGACATTTTTGCTTCTGATCCTGGGGGTCATGGGAGCATGGTACGTGTACATGCCCCTCCCAGATTACATCGAAGAGCCCTGGGCAGTGGTGAGCATGCAAACATGTCTCAAAACTCTATCAAACTTG ATGCTGTTGGCTGAGCTGCTGGGAATCAGCCACTACATGACCAGTGCCATGTTCGTCATGAGCTTCCTGGAAACCCCACCGATTTCTGATGAAAACGTCACTGTGGTGGACACCACTTTCCACAATGTCCCTGTTCGTGTCTATGTACCAAAGAGGAAGACTGAGACACCCCGGAGAGGCTTATTTTATATCCATGGTGGTGGTTGGTGTTTGGGAAGTGCCG AGCTTTCTAGCTATGACCTTCTGTCAAGACGGACCGCCCACAGACTGAATGCTGTGATCATTTCCACCAA CTACAGGCTAGCACCTAAATATCACTTTCCAGCTCAATTTGAAGATGTATATAACTCATTAAAGTGGTTCTTACGTCAAGATGTCCTTCAAAAATATGGTGTGGACCCTACAAGGGTCGGAATCTCTGGAGACAGTGCTGGAGGGAATTTAGCCGCTGCAGTGAGTCAGCAG CTCCTCCGGGACCAAGATGTCAAGGTGAAAGTCAAGGTCCAGGCCCTGATCTACCCTGCCCTCCAGGCTCTTGATTTTGACTTGCCATCCTACCGTGAAAACGCGCACTCCCCATTTCTGCCCCGGTCGTTCATGGTCAGGTTCTGGAGCGAGTATTTCACTACAGACAGGTCCCTGGAGAGAGCCATGTCCTCCAACCAGCATGTTCCCCCGCAGTCCGGGCACCTGCTCAGGTTTGCTAACTGGAGCGCCCTGCTGCCCGAGAGGTTTCTGCAAGGACACGTCTATGAGGATCGAGCTCTCAGCAGTTCTAAGCTGGCAAACAAGTACCCAGGCTTTCTGGATGTGCGGGCAGCCCCCCTGTTGGCTGAGGACACACAGCTGCATGGCTTGCCCCGGACCTACGTCCTCACCTGTCAGTATGATGTCCTGAGAGACGATGGGGTCATGTACGTCACCCGCCTGcgggatgctggggtgcaggtGACCCACGACCACATTGAGAATGGCTTCCACGGAGTGCTTACCAGTGGGCTCAAGCTTGGATATAGGCTAGAAGACCAGTACATCAATTGGCTACGTGAAAATCTCTAG